The Pecten maximus chromosome 12, xPecMax1.1, whole genome shotgun sequence genome includes a region encoding these proteins:
- the LOC117340105 gene encoding probable thiopurine S-methyltransferase translates to MDDKTMQGWLGCWEKKTLPWHNDDVHEAIEKHHEILMTSLTTKNKIFIPLCGKTVDIKWLADRGNEVVGLEASEIAVKDFFTEQNIKYTSEDAPAVKGKLYRSTDNKIKVYCCDLFLFSAEIESGFSGIWDRGSLVAISPADQKRYFELMKTLVHPGIGYLLEMPDRDPGKGDPNKGPFCISFENLQEGFGPDCSVTKLCAVEKLPPKIIQNVPGMKEMNVLRLTFK, encoded by the exons ATGGATGACAAAACAATGCAGGGCTGGCTTGGCTGTTGGGAGAAGAAAACTCTACCCTGGCACAATGATGATGTTCACGAAGCCATAGAGAAACATCACGAGATACTGATGACGTCACTCACAACCAAGAACAAAATCTTCATACCTCTTTGTGGGAAGACTGTCGACATAAAATGGCTGGCAGACCGTGGGAACGAGGTTGTTGGATTGGAAGCATCAGAAATAGcagttaaagatttttttactgaacaaaacataaaatacaCTTCCGAGGACGCCCCCGCTGTGAAAGGCAAACTATACCGGTCGACTGATAACAAGATCAAAGTCTATTGCTGtgacttgtttttattttcagctGAAATAGAATCTGGATTTAGTGGGATCTGGGATCGAGGCTCCTTGGTTGCCATTTCGCCTGCAGACCAGAAAAGGTATTTTGAGCTAATGAAAACACTTGTACACCCAGGAATTGGTTACTTGCTCGAAATGCCAGATCGCGACCCTGGCAAAGGAGATCCTAACAAAGGACCgttttgtatttcatttgaaaacCTTCAAGAAGGATTTGGGCCAGACTGTAGTGTTACTAAGCTATGTGCTGTGGAAAAACTGCCACCTAAGATTATACAGAATGTGCCGGGCATGAAGGAAATGAATGTCTTACGACTAAcg tttaaatga
- the LOC117340106 gene encoding PWWP domain-containing protein 2A-like, whose protein sequence is MKMAEQKRRNGLLSKGMKLPVTIEEALNDVLVVSLETGSKVFRGILLDMKKRNLPHGVPWQFDQSGSNNGKDAQPVSEGDTGSQPEVAATSNRYTYQQESSQNNNNQAPPHPVTLTRALYKDKNVRRIRLRPRQTLCNKCKAVCTETEKGIVPVTAVTKQQKPTPVNQPSPAPITRRTLKEGLRKRPAPQDTQPQTYSSRRKSLIQSKPVSSRISSRTVLTRSDSLPESRVVLSRRVSLTESKTVSTRRDSSELRAMLSRRDGLPESRIVLTRRESLTDKLLSARKDSNSESKPVTTRRDSNPDTKPLPVRKDSNGETKLLTALVNDNKIQKVDKSAAAAANTKASPLIKITIGEGTVIKIPPRIHGDEVDGEGQSPVKVQETDSNDQASSSDEMSPYKKLKRTFKKPKDKKDSENNTSGIQMSYLVSSHHKKHKRKHRHRHGSHSNDNDVFQSEGDMLDMFDENGETHSETTQTEVISQRPRLLYTWRQNKGLSPRRDVNKGLSPRRDINKGLSPRQENTSFTNIDKSMSPKISPRQDNTFSNVDRSLSPQIKSNESVQVQKKEYRLRSRERNSTESESVDSIITDDSEDSCGDDDNMLGDGFTVQTVPDSEDDRSAKSEECSGTEDEEGPPGDTNIESLRPLMMKIQTHDVTKCVATDGRSIHVGDIVWGKIQGFPWWPGRVLSITVSQRDNGTMIRQLAHVSWFGSSTMSHIQCSDLYPFLEDFKLRFNRKKRGPYKMAIKAGHHSCSEYHKYPSYRLHRV, encoded by the exons ATGAAAATGGCGGAGCAAAAAAGGCGAAACGGGCTACTTTCGAAGGGCATGAAATTGCCCGTTACGATAGAGGAAGCCCTCAATGATGTGCTCGTCGTATCCTTAGAAACCGGGAGCAAAGTTTTCCGTGGTATTTTATTAGATATGAAGAAGAG AAATTTACCACATGGTGTCCCTTGGCAATTTGACCAGAGTGGATCAAACAACGGTAAAGATGCTCAACCAGTTAGTGAAGGTGACACTGGCTCACAGCCAGAGGTAGCTGCCACGTCAAACAGATATACATACCAACAAGAGTCTagtcaaaacaacaacaaccaggCACCTCCGCACCCAGTGACCCTCACACGGGCACTGTACAAAGACAAAAATGTTCGGCGGATTCGATTACGTCCCAGACAGACACTGTGTAACAAATGTAAGGCTGTGTGTACAGAGACAGAGAAAGGTATTGTACCTGTTACTGCCGTAACGAAACAGCAAAAGCCGACGCCAGTGAACCAACCATCTCCTGCGCCGATCACGCGCAGGACTCTCAAGGAAGGGTTGAGGAAACGACCAGCTCCACAAGACACACAGCCTCAAACTTATTCCTCACGAAGGAAATCTCTCATTCAAAGCAAACCAGTATCATCAAGAATTTCATCCAGGACTGTATTAACTCGCAGTGATTCTCTCCCGGAGAGTAGGGTTGTGTTATCAAGAAGAGTTTCACTTACGGAATCGAAGACTGTGTCCACTCGAAGAGATTCTTCTGAACTTCGGGCTATGTTGTCGCGTAGGGACGGCCTACCTGAGAGTAGGATAGTGTTAACACGTAGGGAATCTCTTACAGACAAATTACTGTCAGCTCGTAAAGACTCGAACTCAGAAAGCAAACCTGTGACAACTCGTAGAGATTCTAACCCCGATACTAAACCCTTACCAGTGCGAAAAGATTCAAATGgggaaacaaaattattaactGCACTTGTAAATGACAATAAGATACAGAAAGTCGACAAATCAGCTGCAGCAGCAGCTAATACTAAGGCCAGTCCGTTAATAAAAATTACAATCGGGGAAGGGACAGTTATCAAGATCCCTCCTCGTATCCATGGTGATGAGGTGGACGGGGAGGGACAGAGTCCAGTGAAAGTACAGGAGACGGATTCTAATGACCAAGCAAGTAGTTCTGATGAAATGTCACCTTACAAAAAGCTTAAAAGGACGTTTAAAAAACCAAAGGACAAAAAGGATTCAGAAAACAATACCTCTGGAATTCAAATGTCTTATCTTGTTTCTAGTCATCACAAAAAGCACAAACGGAAACATCGCCACCGTCATGGGAGTCATAGCAATGATAATGACGTGTTTCAGTCGGAAGGCGATATGTTGGACATGTTTGATGAAAATGGTGAAACGCATTCAGAAACCACACAGACAGAAGTTATCTCGCAACGTCCCCGGCTACTGTACACATGGCGACAAAACAAAGGTCTTTCTCCCAGACGAGATGTTAATAAAGGCCTGTCGCCTAGACGCGATATTAACAAAGGGTTGTCACCGCGACAGGAAAATACATCATTTACTAATATTGACAAATCCATGTCTCCTAAAATATCACCGAGGCAGGACAACACGTTTAGTAACGTTGACAGATCTTTGTCTCCTCAAATTAAATCCAACGAAAGTGTTCAGGTTCAGAAGAAGGAATATCGACTCAGAAGTCGAGAAAGGAATAGCACCGAATCTGAATCGGTAGACTCTATCATAACAGACGATTCGGAGGATTCGTGTGGCGATGATGACAATATGTTAGGTGATGGGTTTACAGTACAGACTGTTCCTGACAGTGAGGATGATCGTAGTGCTAAATCGGAGGAGTGTTCGGGGACGGAGGACGAGGAGGGGCCTCCTGGGGACACAAATATAGAGTCCTTGCGTCCTCTAATGATGAAAATTCAGACTCATGACGTTACCAAGTGTGTAGCTACAGATGGTAGGAGTATACACGTAGGGGACATTGTATGGGGTAAGATTCAAGGGTTTCCCTGGTGGCCCGGTCGTGTTCTATCCATCACTGTTAGTCAGCGGGATAACGGAACCATGATTCGACAGCTGGCTCACGTTTCTTGGTTTGGGTCATCGACTATGTCCCACATACAGTGCTCAGACCTCTACCCATTCCTCGAAGACTTTAAACTGCGGTTTAACAGGAAGAAACGTGGTCCTTACAAGATGGCCATCAAAGCAGGCCACCATAGCTGCTCAGAGTATCACAAATACCCATCATATAGACTTCACAGAGTTTGA
- the LOC117340107 gene encoding tetratricopeptide repeat protein 1-like codes for MVCCSKYIDLYLFTIQCIEMSDIVEEVGTVVRQVEKESDASDDESFSDVVKTEEQFHDSLDTVVISGVQETHDSNTQNITIAHNVDEKETEGRYVDLRHSRTDRKCVQVEDNDDVEKRGIQVTDNNDTDDMAANFSDMNTNDSVEVTSQTPDSQMQKKSDVSNCADMNEFDFCEELSKDNNGNTNNTEVNLDELLENEDSESEEDDNYESAEEGEANEEELKQLEEKMTDEEKEEKRKEAQCCKEEGNKLFKDQIFKEAIRCYTRALHICPLSFPKDRAIMFSNRAVCKLKLDHKEDAIKDCTHALNLHPHYLKALLRRAELYEGEDKLDEALVDYQKVLELDPGQHSARAACMRLPDQIKERNEKMKEEMLGKLKDLGNMILKPFGLSTQNFQLNQDPNTGGYSVNFSQNENK; via the exons ATGGTATGTTGTTccaaatatattgatttatatttattcaCCATCCAGTGTATTGAGATGTCAGATATCGTCGAAGAAGTCGGCACAGTGGTTCGACAAGTGGAGAAGGAGTCTGATGCAAGTGATGACGAATCATTTTCTGACGTTGTCAAAACTGAGGAACAGTTTCACGATTCTTTGGACACGGTAGTTATTTCTGGTGTTCAAGAAACGCACGATAGCAACACACAGAACATCACGATAGCGCACAATGTGGATGAGAAAGAAACAGAGGGAAGGTACGTTGATTTGAGACATTCCAGGACAGATAGGAAATGTGTGCAGGTCGAGGATAATGATGATGTAGAAAAACGTGGCATTCAGGTCACAGACAACAATGATACAGATGACATGGCTGCCAATTTCTCGGATATGAACACGAATGATTCTGTCGAAGTCACTAGTCAAACGCCAGATTCACAAATGCAGAAAAAATCTGATGTATCAAATTGTGCAGATATGAATGAGTTTGATTTTTGTGAAGAACTTTCGAAAGACAATAATGGAAACACAAATAATACAGAAGTGAACTTGGATGAACTTCTTGAAAATGAAGATTCTGAAAGTGAAGAAGATGATAACTATGAATCGGCAGAAGAAGGTGAAGCAAATGAAGAAGAGTTAAAACAACTGGAAGAAAAAATGACAGATGAAGAAAAGGAG GAGAAGCGGAAAGAAGCACAGTGCTGTAAAGAGGAAGGAAACAAACTTTTTAAGGACCAGATTTTCAAGGAGGCAATACGCTGTTATACTAGAGCCTTGCATATATGTCCCCTGAGCTTTCCAAAAGACAGAGCCATAATGTTTTCCAACAGAGCTGTGTGTAAACTCAAACTG GACCACAAGGAAGATGCTATCAAGGATTGCACACATGCCCTAAATCTCCACCCACACTACCTTAAGGCCTTGCTGAGGAGAGCCGAACTCTACGAGGGGGAAGATAAACTAGATGAGGCTTTGGTGGACTATCAGAAAGTACTGGAACTTGACCCAGGACAACATTCAGCTCGAGCTGCGTGTAtg AGGTTACCTGACCAAATCAAGGAAAGAAATGAGAAAATGAAAGAAGAAATGCTAG gtaaactaaaggATCTTGGAAACATGATACTTAAACCCTTTGGCTTGTCTACACAGAATTTCCAGCTCAACCAAGACCCAAACACTGGTGGATACTCCGTGAATTTCTCAcagaatgaaaacaaataa